A portion of the Tamandua tetradactyla isolate mTamTet1 chromosome 16, mTamTet1.pri, whole genome shotgun sequence genome contains these proteins:
- the IRX5 gene encoding iroquois-class homeodomain protein IRX-5 isoform X1 — protein MRSARPAGGAPRNDAGLHRARGEAAPSPPETLPLARCGIPSARAVPAVQPRPSLGLLAAAWAPQSLLQQPDQLPVSMTIVRWHPAPPLRLRDSLGRGITSWGAEPTGANVQSEGYLYQPSASLALYSCPAYSTSVISGPRTDELGRSSSGSAFSPYAGSTAFTAPSPGYNSHLQYGADPAAAAAAAFSSYVGSPYDHTPGMAGSLGYHPYAAPLGSYPYGDPAYRKNATRDATATLKAWLNEHRKNPYPTKGEKIMLAIITKMTLTQVSTWFANARRRLKKENKMTWTPRNRSEDEEEEENIDLEKNDEDEPQKPEDKSDPEGPEAGGAEQKAASGCERLQEPPTPAGKETEGSLSDSDFKEPPSEGRLDALPGPPRTGGPSPAGPAAARLAEEQTPHYPSGAVAPGPHPAAGELPPGPGGPSVIHSPPPPPPPQAVLAKPKLWSLAEIATSSDKVKDGGGGSEGSPCPPCPGPVAGQALGGSRASPTPVRSRSPSAQCPFPGGTVLSRPLYYTAPFYPGYTNYGSFGHLHGHPGPGPGPTTGPGSHFNGLNQTVLNRADALAKDPKMLRSQSQLDLCKDSPYELKKGMSDI, from the exons ATGCGCTCCGCCCGTCCTGCCGGGGGCGCTCCCCGCAACGACGCGGGCCTGCATCGAGCCCGGGGAGAAGCAGCCCCTTCGCCGCCCGAGACGCTGCCACTGGCCCGCTGTGGGATTCCTAGTGCTCGGGCCGTCCCGGCAGTTCAGCCTCGCCCCAGCCTCGGCCTGCTCGCAGCCGCCTGGGCCCCGCAGTCTTTGCTACAGCAGCCCGACCAGCTTCCCGTCTCCATGACAATAGTGCGCTggcaccccgccccgccccttcGGCTCCGTGATTCCCTGGGAAGAGGGATCACGTCGTGGGGGGCGGAGCCAACAGGGGCCAACGTCCAATCAGAG GGCTACTTATACCAGCCGTCCGCCTCGCTGGCGCTCTACTCGTGCCCAGCGTACAGCACCAGCGTCATCTCGGGGCCCCGCACGGATGAGCTCGGCCGCTCGTCGTCGGGCTCCGCATTCTCGCCCTATGCTGGCTCCACCGCCTTCACGGCACCCTCGCCGGGCTACAACTCGCACCTCCAGTACGGGGCCGACCCCGCGGCCGCCGCGGCCGCCGCCTTCTCCTCTTACGTG GGCTCTCCCTACGACCACACACCAGGTATGGCGGGCTCTTTGGGGTACCATCCGTACGCGGCACCTTTGGGCTCCTACCCATACGGGGATCCCGCGTACCGGAAGAACGCCACGCGGGACGCCACCGCCACGCTCAAGGCCTGGCTCAACGAGCACCGCAAGAACCCCTACCCCACCAAGGGCGAGAAGATCATGCTGGCCATCATCACCAAGATGACCCTCACCCAGGTGTCCACCTGGTTCGCCAACGCGCGCCGGCGCCTCAAGAAGGAGAACAAGATGACGTGGACGCCGCGGAACCGCAGCGAagacgaggaggaggaggagaacatTGACCTGGAGAAGAACGACGAGGACGAACCCCAGAAGCCTGAGGACAAGAGCGACCCCGAGGGCCCCGAAGCAG GAGGAGCGGAGCAGAAAGCGGCGTCCGGCTGCGAACGTCTGCAGGAGCCGCCCACCCCCGCGGGCAAGGAGACCGAGGGCAGCCTCAGCGACTCGGATTTTAAGGAGCCGCCCTCGGAAGGCCGCCTCGACGCGCTGCCCGGGCCCCCCCGCACCGGCGGGCCCTCCCCAGCGGGGCCAGCGGCGGCGCGGCTGGCCGAGGAGCAGACCCCTCACTACCCCTCCGGCGCCGTGGCGCCAGGCCCGCACCCTGCCGCGGGAGAGTTGCCCCCCGGCCCCGGCGGGCCCTCGGTCATTCactcgccgccgccgcccccgccgccgcaGGCGGTGCTTGCCAAGCCCAAACTGTGGTCTCTGGCAGAGATTGCTACATCCTCGGACAAGGTCAAGGACGGGGGCGGCGGGAGCGAGGGCTCCCCGTGCCCTCCGTGCCCCGGGCCGGTAGCCGGGCAAGCCCTGGGTGGGAGCCGCGCGTCGCCGACCCCGGTGCGGTCGCGCTCGCCCTCGGCACAGTGCCCCTTTCCTGGCGGGACGGTGTTGTCCCGGCCCCTCTACTACACGGCGCCCTTCTATCCCGGCTACACGAACTATGGCTCTTTCGGACACCTTCACGGCCACCCGGGGCCCGGGCCAGGCCCCACTACCGGTCCGGGTTCGCATTTCAATGGATTAAACCAGACCGTGTTGAACCGAGCGGACGCTTTGGCTAAAGACCCGAAAATGTTGCGGAGCCAGTCCCAGCTAGACCTGTGCAAAGACTCTCCCTATGAATTGAAGAAAGGTATGTCCGACATTTAA
- the IRX5 gene encoding iroquois-class homeodomain protein IRX-5 isoform X2 gives MRSARPAGGAPRNDAGLHRARGEAAPSPPETLPLARCGIPSARAVPAVQPRPSLGLLAAAWAPQSLLQQPDQLPVSMTIVRWHPAPPLRLRDSLGRGITSWGAEPTGANVQSEGSPYDHTPGMAGSLGYHPYAAPLGSYPYGDPAYRKNATRDATATLKAWLNEHRKNPYPTKGEKIMLAIITKMTLTQVSTWFANARRRLKKENKMTWTPRNRSEDEEEEENIDLEKNDEDEPQKPEDKSDPEGPEAGGAEQKAASGCERLQEPPTPAGKETEGSLSDSDFKEPPSEGRLDALPGPPRTGGPSPAGPAAARLAEEQTPHYPSGAVAPGPHPAAGELPPGPGGPSVIHSPPPPPPPQAVLAKPKLWSLAEIATSSDKVKDGGGGSEGSPCPPCPGPVAGQALGGSRASPTPVRSRSPSAQCPFPGGTVLSRPLYYTAPFYPGYTNYGSFGHLHGHPGPGPGPTTGPGSHFNGLNQTVLNRADALAKDPKMLRSQSQLDLCKDSPYELKKGMSDI, from the exons ATGCGCTCCGCCCGTCCTGCCGGGGGCGCTCCCCGCAACGACGCGGGCCTGCATCGAGCCCGGGGAGAAGCAGCCCCTTCGCCGCCCGAGACGCTGCCACTGGCCCGCTGTGGGATTCCTAGTGCTCGGGCCGTCCCGGCAGTTCAGCCTCGCCCCAGCCTCGGCCTGCTCGCAGCCGCCTGGGCCCCGCAGTCTTTGCTACAGCAGCCCGACCAGCTTCCCGTCTCCATGACAATAGTGCGCTggcaccccgccccgccccttcGGCTCCGTGATTCCCTGGGAAGAGGGATCACGTCGTGGGGGGCGGAGCCAACAGGGGCCAACGTCCAATCAGAG GGCTCTCCCTACGACCACACACCAGGTATGGCGGGCTCTTTGGGGTACCATCCGTACGCGGCACCTTTGGGCTCCTACCCATACGGGGATCCCGCGTACCGGAAGAACGCCACGCGGGACGCCACCGCCACGCTCAAGGCCTGGCTCAACGAGCACCGCAAGAACCCCTACCCCACCAAGGGCGAGAAGATCATGCTGGCCATCATCACCAAGATGACCCTCACCCAGGTGTCCACCTGGTTCGCCAACGCGCGCCGGCGCCTCAAGAAGGAGAACAAGATGACGTGGACGCCGCGGAACCGCAGCGAagacgaggaggaggaggagaacatTGACCTGGAGAAGAACGACGAGGACGAACCCCAGAAGCCTGAGGACAAGAGCGACCCCGAGGGCCCCGAAGCAG GAGGAGCGGAGCAGAAAGCGGCGTCCGGCTGCGAACGTCTGCAGGAGCCGCCCACCCCCGCGGGCAAGGAGACCGAGGGCAGCCTCAGCGACTCGGATTTTAAGGAGCCGCCCTCGGAAGGCCGCCTCGACGCGCTGCCCGGGCCCCCCCGCACCGGCGGGCCCTCCCCAGCGGGGCCAGCGGCGGCGCGGCTGGCCGAGGAGCAGACCCCTCACTACCCCTCCGGCGCCGTGGCGCCAGGCCCGCACCCTGCCGCGGGAGAGTTGCCCCCCGGCCCCGGCGGGCCCTCGGTCATTCactcgccgccgccgcccccgccgccgcaGGCGGTGCTTGCCAAGCCCAAACTGTGGTCTCTGGCAGAGATTGCTACATCCTCGGACAAGGTCAAGGACGGGGGCGGCGGGAGCGAGGGCTCCCCGTGCCCTCCGTGCCCCGGGCCGGTAGCCGGGCAAGCCCTGGGTGGGAGCCGCGCGTCGCCGACCCCGGTGCGGTCGCGCTCGCCCTCGGCACAGTGCCCCTTTCCTGGCGGGACGGTGTTGTCCCGGCCCCTCTACTACACGGCGCCCTTCTATCCCGGCTACACGAACTATGGCTCTTTCGGACACCTTCACGGCCACCCGGGGCCCGGGCCAGGCCCCACTACCGGTCCGGGTTCGCATTTCAATGGATTAAACCAGACCGTGTTGAACCGAGCGGACGCTTTGGCTAAAGACCCGAAAATGTTGCGGAGCCAGTCCCAGCTAGACCTGTGCAAAGACTCTCCCTATGAATTGAAGAAAGGTATGTCCGACATTTAA
- the IRX5 gene encoding iroquois-class homeodomain protein IRX-5 isoform X6: MRWGSPYDHTPGMAGSLGYHPYAAPLGSYPYGDPAYRKNATRDATATLKAWLNEHRKNPYPTKGEKIMLAIITKMTLTQVSTWFANARRRLKKENKMTWTPRNRSEDEEEEENIDLEKNDEDEPQKPEDKSDPEGPEAGGAEQKAASGCERLQEPPTPAGKETEGSLSDSDFKEPPSEGRLDALPGPPRTGGPSPAGPAAARLAEEQTPHYPSGAVAPGPHPAAGELPPGPGGPSVIHSPPPPPPPQAVLAKPKLWSLAEIATSSDKVKDGGGGSEGSPCPPCPGPVAGQALGGSRASPTPVRSRSPSAQCPFPGGTVLSRPLYYTAPFYPGYTNYGSFGHLHGHPGPGPGPTTGPGSHFNGLNQTVLNRADALAKDPKMLRSQSQLDLCKDSPYELKKGMSDI, encoded by the exons ATGAGATGG GGCTCTCCCTACGACCACACACCAGGTATGGCGGGCTCTTTGGGGTACCATCCGTACGCGGCACCTTTGGGCTCCTACCCATACGGGGATCCCGCGTACCGGAAGAACGCCACGCGGGACGCCACCGCCACGCTCAAGGCCTGGCTCAACGAGCACCGCAAGAACCCCTACCCCACCAAGGGCGAGAAGATCATGCTGGCCATCATCACCAAGATGACCCTCACCCAGGTGTCCACCTGGTTCGCCAACGCGCGCCGGCGCCTCAAGAAGGAGAACAAGATGACGTGGACGCCGCGGAACCGCAGCGAagacgaggaggaggaggagaacatTGACCTGGAGAAGAACGACGAGGACGAACCCCAGAAGCCTGAGGACAAGAGCGACCCCGAGGGCCCCGAAGCAG GAGGAGCGGAGCAGAAAGCGGCGTCCGGCTGCGAACGTCTGCAGGAGCCGCCCACCCCCGCGGGCAAGGAGACCGAGGGCAGCCTCAGCGACTCGGATTTTAAGGAGCCGCCCTCGGAAGGCCGCCTCGACGCGCTGCCCGGGCCCCCCCGCACCGGCGGGCCCTCCCCAGCGGGGCCAGCGGCGGCGCGGCTGGCCGAGGAGCAGACCCCTCACTACCCCTCCGGCGCCGTGGCGCCAGGCCCGCACCCTGCCGCGGGAGAGTTGCCCCCCGGCCCCGGCGGGCCCTCGGTCATTCactcgccgccgccgcccccgccgccgcaGGCGGTGCTTGCCAAGCCCAAACTGTGGTCTCTGGCAGAGATTGCTACATCCTCGGACAAGGTCAAGGACGGGGGCGGCGGGAGCGAGGGCTCCCCGTGCCCTCCGTGCCCCGGGCCGGTAGCCGGGCAAGCCCTGGGTGGGAGCCGCGCGTCGCCGACCCCGGTGCGGTCGCGCTCGCCCTCGGCACAGTGCCCCTTTCCTGGCGGGACGGTGTTGTCCCGGCCCCTCTACTACACGGCGCCCTTCTATCCCGGCTACACGAACTATGGCTCTTTCGGACACCTTCACGGCCACCCGGGGCCCGGGCCAGGCCCCACTACCGGTCCGGGTTCGCATTTCAATGGATTAAACCAGACCGTGTTGAACCGAGCGGACGCTTTGGCTAAAGACCCGAAAATGTTGCGGAGCCAGTCCCAGCTAGACCTGTGCAAAGACTCTCCCTATGAATTGAAGAAAGGTATGTCCGACATTTAA
- the IRX5 gene encoding iroquois-class homeodomain protein IRX-5 isoform X4: MSYPQGYLYQPSASLALYSCPAYSTSVISGPRTDELGRSSSGSAFSPYAGSTAFTAPSPGYNSHLQYGADPAAAAAAAFSSYVGSPYDHTPGMAGSLGYHPYAAPLGSYPYGDPAYRKNATRDATATLKAWLNEHRKNPYPTKGEKIMLAIITKMTLTQVSTWFANARRRLKKENKMTWTPRNRSEDEEEEENIDLEKNDEDEPQKPEDKSDPEGPEAGGAEQKAASGCERLQEPPTPAGKETEGSLSDSDFKEPPSEGRLDALPGPPRTGGPSPAGPAAARLAEEQTPHYPSGAVAPGPHPAAGELPPGPGGPSVIHSPPPPPPPQAVLAKPKLWSLAEIATSSDKVKDGGGGSEGSPCPPCPGPVAGQALGGSRASPTPVRSRSPSAQCPFPGGTVLSRPLYYTAPFYPGYTNYGSFGHLHGHPGPGPGPTTGPGSHFNGLNQTVLNRADALAKDPKMLRSQSQLDLCKDSPYELKKDVGDSIILSPRLRTVWNRDTC; the protein is encoded by the exons ATGTCCTACCCGCAGGGCTACTTATACCAGCCGTCCGCCTCGCTGGCGCTCTACTCGTGCCCAGCGTACAGCACCAGCGTCATCTCGGGGCCCCGCACGGATGAGCTCGGCCGCTCGTCGTCGGGCTCCGCATTCTCGCCCTATGCTGGCTCCACCGCCTTCACGGCACCCTCGCCGGGCTACAACTCGCACCTCCAGTACGGGGCCGACCCCGCGGCCGCCGCGGCCGCCGCCTTCTCCTCTTACGTG GGCTCTCCCTACGACCACACACCAGGTATGGCGGGCTCTTTGGGGTACCATCCGTACGCGGCACCTTTGGGCTCCTACCCATACGGGGATCCCGCGTACCGGAAGAACGCCACGCGGGACGCCACCGCCACGCTCAAGGCCTGGCTCAACGAGCACCGCAAGAACCCCTACCCCACCAAGGGCGAGAAGATCATGCTGGCCATCATCACCAAGATGACCCTCACCCAGGTGTCCACCTGGTTCGCCAACGCGCGCCGGCGCCTCAAGAAGGAGAACAAGATGACGTGGACGCCGCGGAACCGCAGCGAagacgaggaggaggaggagaacatTGACCTGGAGAAGAACGACGAGGACGAACCCCAGAAGCCTGAGGACAAGAGCGACCCCGAGGGCCCCGAAGCAG GAGGAGCGGAGCAGAAAGCGGCGTCCGGCTGCGAACGTCTGCAGGAGCCGCCCACCCCCGCGGGCAAGGAGACCGAGGGCAGCCTCAGCGACTCGGATTTTAAGGAGCCGCCCTCGGAAGGCCGCCTCGACGCGCTGCCCGGGCCCCCCCGCACCGGCGGGCCCTCCCCAGCGGGGCCAGCGGCGGCGCGGCTGGCCGAGGAGCAGACCCCTCACTACCCCTCCGGCGCCGTGGCGCCAGGCCCGCACCCTGCCGCGGGAGAGTTGCCCCCCGGCCCCGGCGGGCCCTCGGTCATTCactcgccgccgccgcccccgccgccgcaGGCGGTGCTTGCCAAGCCCAAACTGTGGTCTCTGGCAGAGATTGCTACATCCTCGGACAAGGTCAAGGACGGGGGCGGCGGGAGCGAGGGCTCCCCGTGCCCTCCGTGCCCCGGGCCGGTAGCCGGGCAAGCCCTGGGTGGGAGCCGCGCGTCGCCGACCCCGGTGCGGTCGCGCTCGCCCTCGGCACAGTGCCCCTTTCCTGGCGGGACGGTGTTGTCCCGGCCCCTCTACTACACGGCGCCCTTCTATCCCGGCTACACGAACTATGGCTCTTTCGGACACCTTCACGGCCACCCGGGGCCCGGGCCAGGCCCCACTACCGGTCCGGGTTCGCATTTCAATGGATTAAACCAGACCGTGTTGAACCGAGCGGACGCTTTGGCTAAAGACCCGAAAATGTTGCGGAGCCAGTCCCAGCTAGACCTGTGCAAAGACTCTCCCTATGAATTGAAGAAAG ATGTTGGAGACTCCATCATCCTGAGTCCCAGACTGAGGACAGTGTGGAACAGAGACACCTGTTGA
- the IRX5 gene encoding iroquois-class homeodomain protein IRX-5 isoform X5, producing the protein MSYPQGYLYQPSASLALYSCPAYSTSVISGPRTDELGRSSSGSAFSPYAGSTAFTAPSPGYNSHLQYGADPAAAAAAAFSSYVGSPYDHTPGMAGSLGYHPYAAPLGSYPYGDPAYRKNATRDATATLKAWLNEHRKNPYPTKGEKIMLAIITKMTLTQVSTWFANARRRLKKENKMTWTPRNRSEDEEEEENIDLEKNDEDEPQKPEDKSDPEGPEAGGAEQKAASGCERLQEPPTPAGKETEGSLSDSDFKEPPSEGRLDALPGPPRTGGPSPAGPAAARLAEEQTPHYPSGAVAPGPHPAAGELPPGPGGPSVIHSPPPPPPPQAVLAKPKLWSLAEIATSSDKVKDGGGGSEGSPCPPCPGPVAGQALGGSRASPTPVRSRSPSAQCPFPGGTVLSRPLYYTAPFYPGYTNYGSFGHLHGHPGPGPGPTTGPGSHFNGLNQTVLNRADALAKDPKMLRSQSQLDLCKDSPYELKKGMSDI; encoded by the exons ATGTCCTACCCGCAGGGCTACTTATACCAGCCGTCCGCCTCGCTGGCGCTCTACTCGTGCCCAGCGTACAGCACCAGCGTCATCTCGGGGCCCCGCACGGATGAGCTCGGCCGCTCGTCGTCGGGCTCCGCATTCTCGCCCTATGCTGGCTCCACCGCCTTCACGGCACCCTCGCCGGGCTACAACTCGCACCTCCAGTACGGGGCCGACCCCGCGGCCGCCGCGGCCGCCGCCTTCTCCTCTTACGTG GGCTCTCCCTACGACCACACACCAGGTATGGCGGGCTCTTTGGGGTACCATCCGTACGCGGCACCTTTGGGCTCCTACCCATACGGGGATCCCGCGTACCGGAAGAACGCCACGCGGGACGCCACCGCCACGCTCAAGGCCTGGCTCAACGAGCACCGCAAGAACCCCTACCCCACCAAGGGCGAGAAGATCATGCTGGCCATCATCACCAAGATGACCCTCACCCAGGTGTCCACCTGGTTCGCCAACGCGCGCCGGCGCCTCAAGAAGGAGAACAAGATGACGTGGACGCCGCGGAACCGCAGCGAagacgaggaggaggaggagaacatTGACCTGGAGAAGAACGACGAGGACGAACCCCAGAAGCCTGAGGACAAGAGCGACCCCGAGGGCCCCGAAGCAG GAGGAGCGGAGCAGAAAGCGGCGTCCGGCTGCGAACGTCTGCAGGAGCCGCCCACCCCCGCGGGCAAGGAGACCGAGGGCAGCCTCAGCGACTCGGATTTTAAGGAGCCGCCCTCGGAAGGCCGCCTCGACGCGCTGCCCGGGCCCCCCCGCACCGGCGGGCCCTCCCCAGCGGGGCCAGCGGCGGCGCGGCTGGCCGAGGAGCAGACCCCTCACTACCCCTCCGGCGCCGTGGCGCCAGGCCCGCACCCTGCCGCGGGAGAGTTGCCCCCCGGCCCCGGCGGGCCCTCGGTCATTCactcgccgccgccgcccccgccgccgcaGGCGGTGCTTGCCAAGCCCAAACTGTGGTCTCTGGCAGAGATTGCTACATCCTCGGACAAGGTCAAGGACGGGGGCGGCGGGAGCGAGGGCTCCCCGTGCCCTCCGTGCCCCGGGCCGGTAGCCGGGCAAGCCCTGGGTGGGAGCCGCGCGTCGCCGACCCCGGTGCGGTCGCGCTCGCCCTCGGCACAGTGCCCCTTTCCTGGCGGGACGGTGTTGTCCCGGCCCCTCTACTACACGGCGCCCTTCTATCCCGGCTACACGAACTATGGCTCTTTCGGACACCTTCACGGCCACCCGGGGCCCGGGCCAGGCCCCACTACCGGTCCGGGTTCGCATTTCAATGGATTAAACCAGACCGTGTTGAACCGAGCGGACGCTTTGGCTAAAGACCCGAAAATGTTGCGGAGCCAGTCCCAGCTAGACCTGTGCAAAGACTCTCCCTATGAATTGAAGAAAGGTATGTCCGACATTTAA
- the IRX5 gene encoding iroquois-class homeodomain protein IRX-5 isoform X3 produces MSYPQGYLYQPSASLALYSCPAYSTSVISGPRTDELGRSSSGSAFSPYAGSTAFTAPSPGYNSHLQYGADPAAAAAAAFSSYVGSPYDHTPGMAGSLGYHPYAAPLGSYPYGDPAYRKNATRDATATLKAWLNEHRKNPYPTKGEKIMLAIITKMTLTQVSTWFANARRRLKKENKMTWTPRNRSEDEEEEENIDLEKNDEDEPQKPEDKSDPEGPEAGGAEQKAASGCERLQEPPTPAGKETEGSLSDSDFKEPPSEGRLDALPGPPRTGGPSPAGPAAARLAEEQTPHYPSGAVAPGPHPAAGELPPGPGGPSVIHSPPPPPPPQAVLAKPKLWSLAEIATSSDKVKDGGGGSEGSPCPPCPGPVAGQALGGSRASPTPVRSRSPSAQCPFPGGTVLSRPLYYTAPFYPGYTNYGSFGHLHGHPGPGPGPTTGPGSHFNGLNQTVLNRADALAKDPKMLRSQSQLDLCKDSPYELKKDATMSCPSPWTEGANSNFYRSGE; encoded by the exons ATGTCCTACCCGCAGGGCTACTTATACCAGCCGTCCGCCTCGCTGGCGCTCTACTCGTGCCCAGCGTACAGCACCAGCGTCATCTCGGGGCCCCGCACGGATGAGCTCGGCCGCTCGTCGTCGGGCTCCGCATTCTCGCCCTATGCTGGCTCCACCGCCTTCACGGCACCCTCGCCGGGCTACAACTCGCACCTCCAGTACGGGGCCGACCCCGCGGCCGCCGCGGCCGCCGCCTTCTCCTCTTACGTG GGCTCTCCCTACGACCACACACCAGGTATGGCGGGCTCTTTGGGGTACCATCCGTACGCGGCACCTTTGGGCTCCTACCCATACGGGGATCCCGCGTACCGGAAGAACGCCACGCGGGACGCCACCGCCACGCTCAAGGCCTGGCTCAACGAGCACCGCAAGAACCCCTACCCCACCAAGGGCGAGAAGATCATGCTGGCCATCATCACCAAGATGACCCTCACCCAGGTGTCCACCTGGTTCGCCAACGCGCGCCGGCGCCTCAAGAAGGAGAACAAGATGACGTGGACGCCGCGGAACCGCAGCGAagacgaggaggaggaggagaacatTGACCTGGAGAAGAACGACGAGGACGAACCCCAGAAGCCTGAGGACAAGAGCGACCCCGAGGGCCCCGAAGCAG GAGGAGCGGAGCAGAAAGCGGCGTCCGGCTGCGAACGTCTGCAGGAGCCGCCCACCCCCGCGGGCAAGGAGACCGAGGGCAGCCTCAGCGACTCGGATTTTAAGGAGCCGCCCTCGGAAGGCCGCCTCGACGCGCTGCCCGGGCCCCCCCGCACCGGCGGGCCCTCCCCAGCGGGGCCAGCGGCGGCGCGGCTGGCCGAGGAGCAGACCCCTCACTACCCCTCCGGCGCCGTGGCGCCAGGCCCGCACCCTGCCGCGGGAGAGTTGCCCCCCGGCCCCGGCGGGCCCTCGGTCATTCactcgccgccgccgcccccgccgccgcaGGCGGTGCTTGCCAAGCCCAAACTGTGGTCTCTGGCAGAGATTGCTACATCCTCGGACAAGGTCAAGGACGGGGGCGGCGGGAGCGAGGGCTCCCCGTGCCCTCCGTGCCCCGGGCCGGTAGCCGGGCAAGCCCTGGGTGGGAGCCGCGCGTCGCCGACCCCGGTGCGGTCGCGCTCGCCCTCGGCACAGTGCCCCTTTCCTGGCGGGACGGTGTTGTCCCGGCCCCTCTACTACACGGCGCCCTTCTATCCCGGCTACACGAACTATGGCTCTTTCGGACACCTTCACGGCCACCCGGGGCCCGGGCCAGGCCCCACTACCGGTCCGGGTTCGCATTTCAATGGATTAAACCAGACCGTGTTGAACCGAGCGGACGCTTTGGCTAAAGACCCGAAAATGTTGCGGAGCCAGTCCCAGCTAGACCTGTGCAAAGACTCTCCCTATGAATTGAAGAAAG ACGCCACAATGAGCTGTCCATCGCCTTGGACAGAAGGTGCAAACAGCAACTTTTATCGAAGTGGGGAATGA
- the IRX5 gene encoding iroquois-class homeodomain protein IRX-5 isoform X7 produces MAGSLGYHPYAAPLGSYPYGDPAYRKNATRDATATLKAWLNEHRKNPYPTKGEKIMLAIITKMTLTQVSTWFANARRRLKKENKMTWTPRNRSEDEEEEENIDLEKNDEDEPQKPEDKSDPEGPEAGGAEQKAASGCERLQEPPTPAGKETEGSLSDSDFKEPPSEGRLDALPGPPRTGGPSPAGPAAARLAEEQTPHYPSGAVAPGPHPAAGELPPGPGGPSVIHSPPPPPPPQAVLAKPKLWSLAEIATSSDKVKDGGGGSEGSPCPPCPGPVAGQALGGSRASPTPVRSRSPSAQCPFPGGTVLSRPLYYTAPFYPGYTNYGSFGHLHGHPGPGPGPTTGPGSHFNGLNQTVLNRADALAKDPKMLRSQSQLDLCKDSPYELKKGMSDI; encoded by the exons ATGGCGGGCTCTTTGGGGTACCATCCGTACGCGGCACCTTTGGGCTCCTACCCATACGGGGATCCCGCGTACCGGAAGAACGCCACGCGGGACGCCACCGCCACGCTCAAGGCCTGGCTCAACGAGCACCGCAAGAACCCCTACCCCACCAAGGGCGAGAAGATCATGCTGGCCATCATCACCAAGATGACCCTCACCCAGGTGTCCACCTGGTTCGCCAACGCGCGCCGGCGCCTCAAGAAGGAGAACAAGATGACGTGGACGCCGCGGAACCGCAGCGAagacgaggaggaggaggagaacatTGACCTGGAGAAGAACGACGAGGACGAACCCCAGAAGCCTGAGGACAAGAGCGACCCCGAGGGCCCCGAAGCAG GAGGAGCGGAGCAGAAAGCGGCGTCCGGCTGCGAACGTCTGCAGGAGCCGCCCACCCCCGCGGGCAAGGAGACCGAGGGCAGCCTCAGCGACTCGGATTTTAAGGAGCCGCCCTCGGAAGGCCGCCTCGACGCGCTGCCCGGGCCCCCCCGCACCGGCGGGCCCTCCCCAGCGGGGCCAGCGGCGGCGCGGCTGGCCGAGGAGCAGACCCCTCACTACCCCTCCGGCGCCGTGGCGCCAGGCCCGCACCCTGCCGCGGGAGAGTTGCCCCCCGGCCCCGGCGGGCCCTCGGTCATTCactcgccgccgccgcccccgccgccgcaGGCGGTGCTTGCCAAGCCCAAACTGTGGTCTCTGGCAGAGATTGCTACATCCTCGGACAAGGTCAAGGACGGGGGCGGCGGGAGCGAGGGCTCCCCGTGCCCTCCGTGCCCCGGGCCGGTAGCCGGGCAAGCCCTGGGTGGGAGCCGCGCGTCGCCGACCCCGGTGCGGTCGCGCTCGCCCTCGGCACAGTGCCCCTTTCCTGGCGGGACGGTGTTGTCCCGGCCCCTCTACTACACGGCGCCCTTCTATCCCGGCTACACGAACTATGGCTCTTTCGGACACCTTCACGGCCACCCGGGGCCCGGGCCAGGCCCCACTACCGGTCCGGGTTCGCATTTCAATGGATTAAACCAGACCGTGTTGAACCGAGCGGACGCTTTGGCTAAAGACCCGAAAATGTTGCGGAGCCAGTCCCAGCTAGACCTGTGCAAAGACTCTCCCTATGAATTGAAGAAAGGTATGTCCGACATTTAA